The Streptomyces sp. NBC_01268 genome window below encodes:
- a CDS encoding branched-chain amino acid ABC transporter permease yields the protein MSENLTKTEAAEAAAATPAAGKPAGLLWTVVGGSVATAASSFLAWTWTTAFPGNLTIYGNPAPLQLLTLVGAVLTAAYALSALGVKGLGWLTPAGSRKALWIVALGTFATTLFTTLSIVVELGALVDLEPGAGVAVIASAVPALAAYKLPDDSRRPARAKALPSWAEVLIIVVVFALGLFVVTFGIDTDDSEPQLFIAYLILVGFSATALVKSGITGRLSQMTARNRQVTVTASLVMAIAFPFIQQSGDTYTLIAVNILIFATVALGLNIVVGLAGLLDLGYVAFLGVGAYTAALVSGATSSAFGVQFPFWAAALTGMAASLVFGVVIGAPTLRLRGDYLAIVTLGFGEIFRIAMGNLDGTSGPQITNGPNGIPNIPQLEFFGYNFGESHTVLGVELGAYANYYLLMILIMVIVVVVFSRAGNSRIGRAWVAIREDETAATAMGINGFRVKLVAFALGAALAGLAGTVQAHVNTTVVPENYVFAGPVPPNSAFLLAAVILGGMGTISGPIVGSALLFLIPAKLSFLQDYQLLGFGIALILLMRFRPEGLIANKRAKLEFHENDEQPDVPEQRQPADAESGVGTAKAGA from the coding sequence ATGAGCGAGAACCTCACCAAGACCGAAGCGGCCGAGGCCGCGGCCGCGACCCCGGCCGCCGGCAAGCCCGCGGGCCTGCTCTGGACGGTCGTCGGCGGCAGCGTCGCGACCGCCGCCAGCTCCTTCCTCGCCTGGACGTGGACCACCGCCTTCCCCGGCAACCTCACGATCTACGGCAACCCCGCCCCGCTCCAGCTGCTCACCCTCGTCGGAGCCGTCCTCACCGCCGCCTACGCGCTCTCCGCGCTGGGCGTCAAGGGACTCGGCTGGCTCACCCCGGCCGGCTCCCGCAAGGCGCTGTGGATCGTGGCCCTGGGCACCTTCGCCACCACCCTGTTCACGACGCTCTCGATCGTCGTCGAGCTGGGCGCCCTGGTGGACCTGGAGCCCGGCGCCGGCGTCGCCGTCATCGCCTCGGCCGTCCCGGCGCTCGCCGCGTACAAGCTGCCGGACGACAGCCGCCGGCCGGCCCGCGCCAAGGCCCTGCCCTCCTGGGCCGAGGTCCTGATCATCGTCGTCGTCTTCGCCCTCGGCCTCTTCGTGGTCACCTTCGGCATCGACACCGACGACTCGGAGCCGCAGCTCTTCATCGCGTACCTGATCCTGGTCGGCTTCTCCGCCACGGCCCTGGTCAAGTCCGGTATCACCGGGCGCCTTTCGCAGATGACGGCGCGCAACCGCCAGGTGACCGTCACGGCCAGCCTGGTCATGGCGATCGCCTTCCCGTTCATCCAGCAGAGCGGCGACACGTACACGCTGATCGCGGTCAACATCCTGATCTTCGCGACCGTCGCCCTCGGCCTGAACATCGTCGTCGGTCTCGCGGGTCTGCTCGACCTCGGTTACGTCGCCTTCCTCGGTGTCGGCGCGTACACCGCGGCCCTGGTCTCCGGTGCCACCTCCTCCGCCTTCGGCGTCCAGTTCCCGTTCTGGGCCGCGGCCCTCACCGGCATGGCCGCCTCGCTGGTCTTCGGCGTCGTCATCGGCGCGCCGACCCTGCGTCTGCGCGGCGACTACCTCGCCATCGTGACGCTCGGCTTCGGAGAGATCTTCCGCATCGCCATGGGCAACCTCGACGGCACCTCGGGCCCGCAGATCACCAACGGCCCGAACGGCATCCCGAACATCCCGCAGCTGGAGTTCTTCGGCTACAACTTCGGCGAGTCCCACACCGTCCTGGGTGTCGAGCTCGGCGCGTACGCCAACTACTACCTGCTCATGATCCTCATCATGGTGATCGTCGTGGTGGTGTTCTCCCGCGCCGGCAACAGCCGCATCGGGCGGGCCTGGGTCGCCATCCGCGAGGACGAGACCGCCGCCACCGCCATGGGCATCAACGGCTTCCGGGTCAAGCTGGTCGCCTTCGCCCTCGGCGCGGCCCTGGCCGGCCTCGCGGGCACGGTCCAGGCGCACGTCAACACCACGGTGGTGCCGGAGAACTACGTCTTCGCCGGCCCCGTGCCGCCGAACTCCGCCTTCCTGCTCGCGGCCGTCATCCTCGGCGGCATGGGCACGATCAGCGGTCCGATCGTCGGCTCCGCGCTGCTCTTCCTGATCCCGGCCAAGCTGTCCTTCCTGCAGGACTACCAGCTGCTCGGCTTCGGCATCGCCCTGATCCTGCTGATGCGCTTCCGCCCCGAGGGCCTGATCGCCAACAAGCGCGCCAAGCTGGAATTCCACGAGAACGACGAGCAGCCCGACGTACCGGAGCAGCGACAGCCCGCGGACGCGGAGTCCGGCGTCGGTACGGCGAAGGCGGGGGCGTGA
- a CDS encoding ABC transporter ATP-binding protein, which yields MTTTTETGTGTTATAAAVLEARGVTMRFGGLTAVRDVDLTVRQGEIVGLIGPNGAGKTTFFNCLTGLYVPTEGQVSYKGTVLPPKPHLVTQAGIARTFQNIRLFSNMTVLENVLVGRHTRTKEGLWSALLRGPGFKRAEAASRARAMELLEFVGLAAKAEHLARNLPYGEQRKLEIARALASDPGLLLLDEPTAGMNQAETRTTEELVFAIRDLGIAVLVIEHDMKFIFNLCDRVAVLVQGEKLVEGTSEVVQGDERVVAAYLGTPFEGAPGAEEAAEVEAAEAAAGAESEPESESESEPEPESEDAPEEASDAEAEPATAEASDAEAADDAEAAPAETPASQDADSTTEGDSK from the coding sequence ATGACGACCACCACCGAGACCGGCACCGGGACGACCGCGACGGCGGCCGCCGTCCTGGAGGCGCGCGGGGTCACCATGCGCTTCGGCGGTCTGACCGCCGTCCGCGATGTCGACCTGACCGTCCGCCAGGGCGAGATCGTCGGCCTCATCGGCCCCAACGGCGCCGGCAAGACCACCTTCTTCAACTGCCTGACCGGTCTGTACGTCCCGACCGAGGGCCAGGTCAGCTACAAGGGGACGGTCCTGCCGCCCAAGCCGCACCTGGTCACCCAGGCCGGCATCGCCCGTACCTTCCAGAACATCCGCCTCTTCTCCAACATGACGGTCCTGGAGAACGTCCTCGTCGGACGCCACACCCGGACCAAGGAGGGCCTGTGGTCCGCGCTGCTGCGCGGCCCCGGCTTCAAGCGGGCGGAGGCGGCCTCCCGTGCCCGGGCCATGGAACTCCTGGAGTTCGTGGGCCTGGCCGCCAAGGCCGAGCACCTCGCGCGCAACCTGCCGTACGGCGAGCAGCGCAAGCTGGAGATCGCCCGCGCGCTCGCCAGCGACCCCGGTCTGCTGCTGCTCGACGAGCCGACGGCCGGCATGAACCAGGCCGAGACCCGCACCACCGAGGAGCTGGTCTTCGCGATCCGCGACCTCGGCATCGCGGTCCTGGTCATCGAGCACGACATGAAGTTCATCTTCAACCTGTGCGACCGGGTCGCCGTCCTCGTCCAGGGCGAGAAGCTGGTCGAGGGCACCTCCGAGGTCGTCCAGGGCGACGAGCGGGTCGTCGCCGCGTACCTGGGCACGCCCTTCGAGGGTGCGCCCGGCGCGGAGGAGGCCGCGGAGGTCGAGGCCGCCGAGGCCGCGGCCGGGGCGGAGTCCGAGCCGGAGTCCGAGTCGGAGTCGGAGCCGGAGCCGGAGTCGGAGGACGCGCCCGAGGAGGCCTCGGACGCCGAGGCCGAGCCGGCCACCGCCGAGGCTTCGGACGCCGAGGCCGCCGACGACGCCGAGGCCGCTCCGGCCGAGACCCCCGCGTCCCAGGACGCGGACAGCACCACCGAAGGAGACTCCAAGTGA
- a CDS encoding ABC transporter ATP-binding protein, whose protein sequence is MTALLEVEDLRVAYGKIEAVKGISFSVEAGQVVALIGTNGAGKTTTLRTLSGLLKPSGGKITFDGQVLNGIPAHKVVSLGLAHSPEGRHIFPRLSIAENLQLGAFLRSDKDGIERDIQKAYDLFPILGERRKQAAGTLSGGEQQMLAMGRALMSQPKLLMLDEPSMGLSPIMMQKIMETIAALKAEGMTILLIEQNAQAALSLADYGYVMEVGTVKLSGTGRDLLVNDDVRKTYLGEE, encoded by the coding sequence GTGACCGCACTTCTGGAGGTCGAGGACCTCAGGGTCGCCTACGGCAAGATCGAGGCCGTCAAGGGCATCTCCTTCTCCGTCGAGGCGGGCCAGGTCGTCGCCCTGATCGGCACCAACGGCGCCGGCAAGACCACGACCCTGCGCACGCTGTCCGGTCTGCTCAAGCCCTCCGGCGGCAAGATCACCTTCGACGGCCAGGTACTGAACGGCATCCCGGCCCACAAGGTGGTCTCGCTGGGCCTCGCCCACTCCCCCGAGGGCCGGCACATCTTCCCCCGGCTGAGCATCGCCGAGAACCTCCAGCTGGGCGCGTTCCTGCGCAGCGACAAGGACGGCATCGAGCGGGACATCCAGAAGGCCTACGACCTCTTCCCGATCCTGGGCGAGCGTCGCAAGCAGGCCGCGGGCACCCTCTCCGGCGGTGAGCAGCAGATGCTGGCGATGGGCCGGGCGCTGATGTCCCAGCCGAAGCTGCTGATGCTGGACGAGCCCTCGATGGGCCTCTCCCCGATCATGATGCAGAAGATCATGGAGACCATCGCGGCGCTGAAGGCCGAGGGCATGACGATCCTGCTCATCGAGCAGAACGCGCAGGCCGCCCTCTCCCTCGCGGACTACGGTTACGTGATGGAGGTCGGCACGGTGAAGCTGTCCGGCACCGGCCGCGACCTGCTCGTGAACGACGACGTGCGCAAGACGTACCTCGGCGAGGAGTAG
- a CDS encoding ANTAR domain-containing response regulator: protein MTAPESPQPAADDDADTSHVPPLTTRVVIAEDEALIRMDLKEMLEEEGYTVVGEAGDGATAVELAREHRPDLVILDVKMPVLDGISAAEKIAGESIAPVLMLTAFSQRELVERARDAGAMAYLVKPFSKSDVVPAIEMAVSRFAELRALEQEVADLSQRLETRKLVDRAKSILQTQYGLTEPAAFRWIQKTSMDRRMSMQQVAEAVIEDAEEKKAAKAKEQ, encoded by the coding sequence GTGACCGCCCCCGAGTCGCCCCAGCCCGCCGCCGACGACGACGCCGACACGTCGCACGTCCCGCCGCTGACGACCCGCGTCGTCATCGCCGAGGACGAGGCCCTCATCCGCATGGACCTCAAGGAGATGCTGGAGGAGGAGGGCTACACCGTCGTCGGCGAGGCCGGTGACGGCGCCACCGCCGTGGAGCTCGCCCGCGAGCACCGCCCCGACCTCGTCATCCTCGATGTGAAGATGCCCGTCCTCGACGGCATCTCCGCGGCCGAGAAGATCGCCGGCGAGTCCATCGCCCCGGTCCTCATGCTCACCGCCTTCTCCCAGCGCGAGCTCGTCGAGCGCGCCCGGGACGCCGGCGCCATGGCGTACCTGGTCAAGCCGTTCAGCAAGAGCGACGTGGTGCCGGCCATCGAGATGGCCGTCTCCCGCTTCGCCGAGCTGCGCGCCCTGGAGCAGGAGGTCGCCGACCTCTCCCAGCGCCTGGAGACCCGCAAGCTGGTGGACCGCGCCAAGTCGATCCTCCAGACCCAGTACGGACTCACCGAGCCGGCCGCCTTCCGCTGGATCCAGAAGACCTCCATGGACCGCCGCATGTCGATGCAGCAGGTCGCCGAGGCGGTCATCGAGGACGCCGAGGAGAAGAAGGCCGCGAAGGCCAAGGAGCAGTAG
- the pyk gene encoding pyruvate kinase, with protein sequence MRRAKIVCTLGPATETYDQIKALVEAGMDVARLNLSHGSYAEHEERYQRVRKASEETGRSVGVLADLQGPKIRLGRFREGPVLLERGDEFTITVEPMEGDRHCCGTTYAGLAEDVTAGERILVDDGRVTLEVVSVEGPRVNTRVVEGGMVSDNKGLNLPGVAVSVPALSEKDVEDLRWALRTGADVIALSFVRSGRDIEDVHRIMDEEDRRVPVIAKIEKPQAVENIEDIVAAFDGIMVARGDLGVEMPLEQVPIVQKRAVKLAKRNAKPVIVATQMLDSMIDNSRPTRAEASDVANAVIDGTDAVMLSGETSVGKYPVETVRTMSRIVEAAEEDVLAKGLPPLTERSKPRTQGGAVARAAAEIGDFLGARFLVAFTQSGDTVKRLSRYRSPIPLLAFTPDPATRSQLNLTWGVETFLGPHVDSTDAMVAQVDEELLRIGRCEKGDIVVITAGSPPGVPGSTNLVRVHHIGEPPAE encoded by the coding sequence ATGCGCCGAGCAAAAATCGTTTGTACCCTGGGGCCCGCCACCGAAACATACGACCAGATCAAGGCATTGGTCGAAGCCGGGATGGACGTGGCCCGTCTCAACCTCAGTCACGGCTCCTACGCCGAGCACGAGGAGCGCTACCAGCGCGTTCGCAAGGCCTCCGAGGAGACCGGCCGCAGCGTCGGCGTCCTCGCCGACCTTCAAGGCCCGAAGATTCGTCTCGGCCGATTCCGCGAGGGCCCCGTACTCCTTGAACGCGGCGACGAGTTCACCATCACCGTCGAGCCGATGGAGGGCGACCGCCACTGCTGCGGCACCACCTACGCCGGCCTCGCCGAGGACGTCACCGCCGGTGAGCGCATCCTCGTCGACGACGGCCGGGTCACCCTGGAGGTCGTCTCCGTCGAAGGACCCCGGGTCAACACCCGGGTCGTCGAGGGCGGCATGGTCTCCGACAACAAGGGCCTCAACCTGCCGGGGGTCGCCGTCTCCGTCCCCGCCCTCTCCGAGAAGGACGTCGAGGACCTGCGCTGGGCCCTGCGCACCGGCGCCGACGTCATCGCCCTCTCCTTCGTCCGCAGCGGCCGGGACATCGAGGACGTCCACCGGATCATGGACGAGGAGGACCGCCGGGTCCCGGTCATCGCCAAGATCGAGAAGCCGCAGGCCGTCGAGAACATCGAGGACATCGTCGCGGCCTTCGACGGCATCATGGTCGCCCGCGGCGACCTGGGTGTGGAGATGCCCCTGGAGCAGGTGCCGATCGTCCAGAAGCGGGCCGTCAAGCTGGCCAAGCGGAACGCCAAGCCGGTCATCGTCGCCACCCAGATGCTCGACTCGATGATCGACAACTCCCGGCCGACCCGCGCCGAGGCCTCCGACGTGGCCAACGCCGTCATCGACGGCACCGACGCCGTGATGCTCTCCGGTGAGACCAGTGTCGGCAAGTATCCGGTCGAGACCGTGCGCACGATGAGCCGGATCGTCGAGGCCGCCGAGGAGGACGTCCTCGCCAAGGGGCTGCCGCCGCTGACCGAGCGCAGCAAGCCCCGTACCCAGGGCGGTGCGGTGGCCCGGGCCGCCGCCGAGATCGGGGACTTCCTCGGGGCCCGGTTCCTGGTCGCGTTCACGCAGTCCGGCGACACCGTGAAGCGGCTCTCCCGCTACCGCTCGCCGATCCCGCTGCTGGCCTTCACGCCCGACCCGGCGACCCGCTCCCAGCTCAACCTCACCTGGGGCGTCGAGACCTTCCTCGGCCCGCACGTCGACTCCACCGACGCGATGGTGGCGCAGGTGGACGAGGAGCTGCTGCGGATCGGGCGCTGCGAGAAGGGGGACATCGTGGTCATCACGGCCGGTTCTCCGCCCGGTGTGCCGGGCTCGACCAACCTGGTCCGGGTCCACCACATCGGGGAACCCCCGGCGGAGTGA
- a CDS encoding SIMPL domain-containing protein → MTQQQPTPEAPQVTVRGEGRLEVDPELARIGVSVRARGTDRSSVLATLTSRNAEAIALVKSYGEAVAKLETGALSVSPEPARHGRGERVRGYQGWVHLSAELTDFTALGELTTRLADLEWTRVDGPWWALRPDSPAYAEARRQAVREAVRRAREYAQALGSSLVALLELSDTGLGQGGPAPMGGMRMAFAAEAVDAPAPMELEPQRQTVTAEVAARFTMAPPAL, encoded by the coding sequence ATGACACAGCAGCAGCCCACCCCCGAGGCGCCCCAGGTGACGGTCCGTGGCGAAGGCCGCCTGGAGGTCGATCCGGAACTCGCGAGGATCGGTGTCTCGGTACGCGCCCGGGGCACCGACCGCTCCTCGGTCCTGGCCACCCTGACGAGCCGCAACGCCGAGGCGATCGCCCTGGTCAAGTCGTACGGGGAGGCTGTCGCCAAGCTGGAGACGGGCGCGCTCTCGGTCAGCCCGGAGCCCGCCCGGCACGGGCGCGGCGAGCGGGTGCGCGGCTACCAGGGCTGGGTGCACCTGTCGGCGGAGCTGACCGACTTCACCGCCCTCGGCGAGCTGACCACGCGCCTCGCCGATCTGGAGTGGACCCGGGTGGACGGTCCTTGGTGGGCGCTGCGCCCGGACTCCCCGGCGTACGCGGAGGCCCGCCGGCAGGCCGTGCGGGAGGCGGTGCGCCGGGCGCGCGAGTACGCCCAGGCGCTGGGCTCCTCACTGGTGGCGCTGCTCGAACTCTCCGACACCGGGCTCGGGCAGGGCGGCCCCGCGCCGATGGGCGGGATGCGGATGGCGTTCGCGGCGGAGGCGGTGGACGCGCCGGCCCCGATGGAGCTCGAACCGCAGCGGCAGACGGTCACCGCCGAGGTCGCCGCGCGGTTCACGATGGCCCCGCCCGCACTCTGA
- a CDS encoding bifunctional metallophosphatase/5'-nucleotidase, which produces MPLNRRTFLERSAAAGAGVALTGAVAVPAEAHDGAPGHGRPRPQKRYSFTVMGTTDLHGNVFNWDYFTDKEFDDKAHNDVGLAKISTLVEQVREEKGRCNTLLIDAGDTIQGTQLSYYYAKVDPITKAGGPVHPMAQAMNAIGYDAAALGNHEFNYGIPVLRKFQDQLDFPLLGANALDAKTLRPAFPPYSIHRLRTPHGRDVKVAVLGLTNPGIAIWDKANVSGKMVFPGLEEQAAKWVPKLRSLGADVVVVSAHSGSSGTSSYGDQLPYVENAAGLVAEQVPGIDAILVGHAHTEIPEYRITNKETGKDVVLSEPLKWGQRLTLFDFDLVWEKGRWTVEKVGAQVLNSNTVAEDPEITGLLADEHKKVVAYVNQVIGTSTAAMTTADAPWKDEPIIDLINVVQAETVKAALAGGAYANLPVLSQASCFSRTARIPSGTISIKDAAGLYPFENTLEARLMTGAQLREYLEYSARYYVQTPAGAPVDTAKLTNADNTPDYNYDAVSGLTYDIDIAKPAGQRIANLLFQGKPLDPAAQFVLAVNNYRASGGGAFPHVAKAQQLWANSDEIRNTIIQWVKAKGTVDPSLFASVDWKLTRDGVPVF; this is translated from the coding sequence ATGCCGCTGAACCGCAGGACGTTCCTGGAGCGCTCGGCCGCCGCCGGGGCCGGAGTGGCCCTCACCGGCGCCGTCGCCGTTCCGGCCGAGGCCCACGACGGAGCCCCCGGCCACGGCCGCCCGCGTCCGCAGAAGCGGTACTCCTTCACCGTGATGGGCACCACCGACCTGCACGGGAACGTCTTCAACTGGGACTACTTCACCGACAAGGAGTTCGACGACAAGGCCCACAACGACGTCGGCCTCGCCAAGATCTCCACCCTGGTCGAGCAGGTCCGCGAGGAGAAGGGCCGCTGCAACACCCTCCTCATCGACGCCGGCGACACCATCCAGGGCACCCAGCTGTCCTACTACTACGCCAAGGTCGACCCCATCACCAAGGCGGGCGGCCCGGTCCACCCGATGGCGCAGGCCATGAACGCCATCGGCTACGACGCCGCCGCGCTCGGCAACCACGAGTTCAACTACGGCATCCCGGTGCTGCGCAAGTTCCAGGACCAGCTCGACTTCCCGCTGCTCGGCGCCAACGCGCTCGACGCGAAGACCCTGCGCCCGGCCTTCCCCCCGTACAGCATCCACCGGCTGCGCACCCCGCACGGGCGGGACGTCAAGGTCGCCGTCCTCGGCCTGACCAACCCGGGCATCGCCATCTGGGACAAGGCCAACGTCAGCGGCAAGATGGTCTTCCCGGGCCTCGAGGAGCAGGCCGCCAAGTGGGTGCCGAAGCTGCGCTCCCTCGGCGCCGACGTGGTCGTCGTCTCGGCGCACTCCGGCTCCAGCGGCACCTCCTCGTACGGTGACCAGCTCCCGTACGTCGAGAACGCGGCCGGGCTCGTCGCCGAGCAGGTCCCGGGCATCGACGCGATCCTCGTCGGGCACGCCCACACCGAGATCCCCGAGTACCGGATCACCAACAAGGAGACCGGCAAGGACGTCGTCCTGTCCGAGCCGCTCAAGTGGGGCCAGCGCCTCACCCTGTTCGACTTCGACCTGGTGTGGGAGAAGGGCCGCTGGACCGTCGAGAAGGTCGGCGCGCAGGTCCTCAACTCCAACACGGTCGCCGAGGACCCGGAGATCACCGGGCTGCTCGCGGACGAGCACAAGAAGGTCGTCGCCTACGTCAACCAGGTCATCGGCACCTCCACCGCCGCCATGACCACGGCCGACGCGCCGTGGAAGGACGAGCCGATCATCGACCTGATCAACGTCGTCCAGGCCGAGACGGTGAAGGCGGCCCTGGCCGGCGGCGCCTACGCGAACCTGCCGGTGCTCTCCCAGGCCTCCTGCTTCTCCCGCACGGCCCGCATCCCCTCCGGCACCATCTCCATCAAGGACGCCGCCGGGCTCTACCCCTTCGAGAACACCCTGGAGGCCCGACTGATGACGGGCGCCCAGCTCAGGGAGTACCTGGAGTACTCGGCGAGGTACTACGTCCAGACCCCGGCGGGCGCGCCCGTCGACACCGCGAAGCTCACCAACGCGGACAACACCCCGGACTACAACTACGACGCCGTGTCCGGGCTGACGTACGACATCGACATCGCCAAGCCCGCGGGGCAGCGGATCGCGAACCTGCTCTTCCAGGGCAAGCCGCTCGACCCGGCCGCGCAGTTCGTGCTCGCGGTGAACAACTACCGGGCCAGCGGCGGCGGCGCCTTCCCGCACGTGGCCAAGGCCCAGCAGCTGTGGGCGAACTCGGACGAGATCCGCAACACCATCATCCAGTGGGTGAAGGCCAAGGGCACGGTCGACCCGTCCCTGTTCGCCTCGGTGGACTGGAAGCTGACCCGGGACGGCGTGCCGGTGTTCTAG
- a CDS encoding lysine N(6)-hydroxylase/L-ornithine N(5)-oxygenase family protein, which translates to MTGSTPQHDLDRPHDLVGVGIGPFNLSLAALAQGVPGGLTTAFFEQRPAFHWHPGLLIEGATLQVPFLADLVTLADPASPWSFLNYLRSRDRLFPFYFAEKFHIQRAEYDAYCRWVSGLVPGLHFGHQVDSVRWNPERRLFEVDFTQLDADGEAEALGRAYTRNVVLGVGTEPYVPEPLRPLADAPGVPVIHSADYLTHRETLLAAGHVTVIGSGQSGAEVFLDLLRARPEGAEKLHWLARSEAFAPMEYSKLGLEHFTPDYTRYFHSLPEPVRGELVPRQWQLHKGIDADTIAAIHDELYRRTLHGGWPDAVITPGVRVRTAGRVATTKVELHLEHAQQNTRSRLTTDAVVLATGYRERPVDRMLAGLDPYLRHDSAGRPRIDSAYRLVLDDSVTGSVYVQNAEKHTHGVGAPDLGLAAWRSAVILNSVTGEEPYPLPRRTAFTTFGLDAREAPSIPAQGQKLTPLTQNV; encoded by the coding sequence ATGACCGGCAGCACCCCCCAGCACGACCTCGACCGTCCGCACGACCTGGTGGGCGTCGGCATCGGCCCGTTCAACCTCTCCCTCGCCGCGCTCGCCCAGGGCGTCCCGGGCGGTCTCACCACCGCCTTCTTCGAGCAGCGGCCCGCCTTCCACTGGCACCCCGGCCTGCTCATCGAGGGCGCCACCCTCCAGGTCCCCTTCCTGGCCGACCTGGTGACCCTCGCCGACCCGGCCAGCCCGTGGAGCTTCCTCAACTACCTCCGCAGCCGCGACCGGCTCTTCCCCTTCTACTTCGCCGAGAAGTTCCACATCCAGCGCGCCGAGTACGACGCCTACTGCCGCTGGGTCAGCGGCCTGGTCCCCGGGCTCCACTTCGGGCACCAGGTCGACTCCGTCCGCTGGAACCCCGAACGGCGCCTGTTCGAGGTCGACTTCACCCAGCTGGACGCCGACGGCGAGGCCGAGGCGCTGGGCCGCGCGTACACCCGCAACGTCGTCCTCGGCGTCGGCACCGAGCCGTACGTCCCCGAGCCGCTGCGCCCGCTCGCCGACGCGCCCGGCGTGCCCGTGATCCACTCCGCCGACTACCTGACCCACCGCGAGACCCTGCTCGCCGCCGGGCACGTCACCGTCATCGGATCCGGGCAGTCGGGCGCCGAGGTCTTCCTCGACCTGCTGCGCGCCCGCCCCGAGGGGGCCGAGAAGCTGCACTGGCTGGCCCGCAGCGAGGCCTTCGCCCCCATGGAGTACTCCAAGCTGGGCCTGGAGCACTTCACCCCCGACTACACCCGCTACTTCCACTCCCTGCCCGAGCCGGTGCGCGGCGAACTGGTGCCCCGCCAGTGGCAGTTGCACAAGGGCATCGACGCCGACACCATCGCCGCCATCCACGACGAGCTCTACCGGCGCACCCTGCACGGCGGCTGGCCGGACGCGGTCATCACCCCGGGGGTCCGGGTCCGCACGGCCGGCCGGGTCGCCACCACCAAGGTCGAGCTCCACCTGGAGCACGCCCAGCAGAACACCCGCTCCCGGCTCACCACCGACGCCGTGGTCCTGGCGACCGGCTACCGCGAGCGCCCGGTCGACCGGATGCTCGCCGGCCTCGACCCGTACCTGCGGCACGACTCCGCCGGCCGGCCCCGGATCGACAGCGCGTACCGGCTGGTGCTCGACGACTCGGTCACCGGCTCGGTCTACGTCCAGAACGCGGAGAAGCACACCCACGGCGTCGGCGCCCCCGACCTGGGGCTCGCCGCCTGGCGCAGCGCCGTCATCCTCAACTCGGTCACCGGCGAGGAGCCGTACCCGCTGCCCCGCCGCACCGCCTTCACCACCTTCGGCCTGGACGCGCGAGAGGCGCCGAGCATCCCGGCCCAGGGCCAGAAGCTGACGCCTCTCACTCAGAACGTGTGA